Proteins encoded together in one Maricaulis maris window:
- a CDS encoding sensor histidine kinase produces MANRASSPKPRIGGDASDYESLSGLLHAYRTPVAIILFGIMVSMLLFFATLVGQTRSIERDFRSFAVARTGELDRSMATLDVELRQLQQAVQSGLDPAAAIEIFRAAELTQRIPVVRDMGIVEPGSATVSINATIANQVAEQVRGLMPRETSGNAPIILPLVDDNGRNSRFALAQRVETRPGAWAYVVSDFEVMLASPVGSIDPIWVVATIADRAPTYVLASSVELQMAAANEEANIPSALNSAPFLVRWTAQAPFSDIRAALLPRRSFLMQTAPLPWVALFSALFATITIGAISLKDAQRADEVRREVARKTEALRQSNAIIAAKNAELERFASHASHDLQAPLRAMKGISSIRVERQLDLDERSRDMLERINRGADRAQRLVQDLLTYTKAERQTAKIERIDTQTLIAEIEELLGAVIAEAGARVEWSLDTPIHADRFLLVRTLQNLVSNAVKYRRDVAPHVRVQASRAGDYVRISVTDNGIGIDKAYFTRIFEVFQRLHGSEAYEGTGIGLALCQRAVELHGGDIGVSSTPGEGSCFTIRLPASLADQVANDSDEAVAEQSVSNDR; encoded by the coding sequence TTGGCCAACCGCGCTTCGAGCCCCAAGCCCCGCATTGGCGGTGATGCAAGTGACTATGAGAGCCTGTCCGGGCTTCTTCACGCCTATCGGACGCCGGTGGCCATCATTCTCTTCGGCATCATGGTGTCGATGTTGCTCTTCTTTGCGACCCTGGTCGGGCAGACGCGCAGCATCGAGCGTGACTTCCGCAGCTTCGCCGTCGCACGAACCGGAGAGCTGGACCGGTCCATGGCCACCCTCGATGTCGAACTCCGCCAGCTTCAGCAAGCTGTCCAGAGCGGGCTCGATCCGGCCGCCGCCATCGAGATTTTCCGCGCCGCCGAACTCACGCAGCGCATCCCCGTGGTGCGTGACATGGGCATTGTGGAGCCGGGCTCAGCGACCGTCTCGATCAATGCCACGATCGCCAACCAGGTGGCCGAACAGGTCCGGGGTCTGATGCCGCGCGAGACCAGCGGCAATGCCCCGATCATCCTGCCCCTCGTCGATGACAATGGCCGCAACAGCCGCTTCGCGCTCGCCCAGAGGGTTGAGACCCGGCCCGGCGCCTGGGCCTATGTCGTCTCGGATTTCGAGGTCATGCTGGCCAGTCCGGTGGGAAGCATTGATCCGATCTGGGTCGTTGCGACCATTGCCGACCGCGCCCCAACCTATGTGCTCGCAAGCTCGGTTGAGCTGCAAATGGCCGCCGCCAATGAAGAGGCCAATATTCCCTCGGCGCTGAACAGCGCCCCCTTCCTGGTGCGTTGGACCGCTCAGGCCCCCTTCTCCGATATCCGCGCCGCCCTGCTGCCCCGGCGCTCCTTCCTGATGCAGACCGCCCCCCTGCCCTGGGTCGCCCTGTTCTCGGCCCTGTTCGCCACGATCACGATTGGCGCCATCTCGCTCAAGGACGCCCAGCGCGCCGACGAAGTCCGGCGCGAGGTCGCCCGCAAGACGGAAGCCCTGCGCCAGTCGAACGCAATCATTGCGGCCAAGAATGCCGAGCTTGAGCGATTTGCCTCGCACGCCTCCCACGATCTGCAGGCACCGCTAAGGGCCATGAAGGGGATTTCCTCGATCCGGGTCGAGCGCCAACTCGATCTCGATGAGCGCTCGCGGGACATGCTGGAACGGATCAACCGCGGTGCCGACCGGGCGCAACGCCTGGTCCAGGACCTGCTGACCTATACCAAGGCCGAGCGCCAGACCGCGAAGATCGAACGGATCGACACCCAGACCCTCATCGCTGAAATCGAGGAACTGCTCGGCGCCGTCATCGCCGAGGCCGGGGCCCGTGTGGAGTGGTCGCTCGACACGCCCATCCATGCCGACCGCTTCCTGCTCGTTCGCACCCTGCAGAACCTCGTCTCCAACGCGGTCAAATACCGCCGCGATGTCGCGCCCCATGTGCGCGTTCAGGCGAGCCGGGCCGGCGACTATGTCCGCATCAGCGTCACCGATAACGGGATCGGAATCGACAAGGCCTATTTCACCCGGATTTTCGAGGTCTTCCAGCGTTTGCATGGCAGCGAGGCCTATGAGGGCACCGGGATCGGCCTTGCCCTGTGCCAGCGCGCGGTCGAGCTGCATGGTGGTGATATCGGGGTCAGCTCGACCCCGGGCGAAGGCTCATGCTTCACGATCCGCCTGCCCGCCAGCCTCGCGGACCAGGTCGCCAATGACAGCGACGAGGCTGTCGCCGAACAGTCGGTGTCAAACGATCGCTAG
- a CDS encoding Fe2+-dependent dioxygenase, with the protein MLIHLQNVCSPEQVTTLRALIAKGDFDDGGKTAGRVARSVKSNQQLESGARVDTVRSEVRKALMAHAGFVSFARPKTLSRILVSRYEAGMAYGSHIDDALMGGRRADLSFTLFLSEPDSYDGGELVMEGADGETGIKLAPGDAVVYATSAIHRVATMTRGERLVVVGWVRSLVRRADQREILFDLDQVANALFEREGKTRELDLILKSRANLLRQWAED; encoded by the coding sequence ATGCTTATCCATCTGCAAAATGTCTGTTCGCCGGAGCAGGTCACCACCCTTCGCGCCCTAATCGCAAAAGGCGATTTCGACGATGGCGGCAAGACGGCGGGCCGGGTGGCGCGGTCGGTGAAGTCCAATCAGCAGCTGGAAAGCGGTGCGCGGGTCGACACCGTTCGCAGCGAAGTGCGCAAGGCGCTGATGGCGCATGCGGGCTTTGTCAGCTTCGCCCGTCCCAAGACGCTCTCGCGCATCCTCGTCTCGCGCTATGAGGCCGGCATGGCGTATGGCTCCCATATCGACGATGCGCTGATGGGTGGGCGCCGGGCCGACCTCTCTTTCACCCTCTTTTTGAGTGAACCGGACAGCTATGACGGCGGCGAGCTGGTCATGGAAGGCGCAGACGGCGAAACCGGGATCAAGCTCGCACCGGGCGATGCCGTGGTCTACGCCACCTCGGCCATCCATCGTGTGGCCACCATGACCCGTGGCGAGCGCCTCGTCGTGGTCGGCTGGGTCCGCAGTCTCGTGCGTCGCGCCGACCAGCGGGAAATCCTGTTTGACCTCGACCAGGTCGCCAATGCGCTGTTCGAGCGCGAGGGCAAGACGCGCGAGCTTGACCTGATCCTCAAGAGCCGCGCCAACCTCCTGCGACAGTGGGCCGAGGACTAG
- a CDS encoding GNAT family N-acetyltransferase, whose amino-acid sequence MTITITLEETGSKGRYVARVEGQAETGEMTYSRLSATRIIVDHTGVPDSLKGMGIGSALARNIVEEARAKGFTIIPLCPFLKAQADRHPDWADVIEGLKPASR is encoded by the coding sequence ATGACCATTACGATCACACTGGAAGAAACCGGTTCGAAGGGTCGCTATGTGGCCCGGGTCGAAGGCCAGGCGGAGACGGGAGAAATGACCTATTCCCGCCTCTCGGCGACGCGGATCATCGTCGATCACACGGGTGTTCCCGACAGCCTCAAGGGCATGGGCATCGGCAGCGCCCTGGCCCGCAATATCGTCGAAGAGGCCCGCGCCAAGGGTTTCACCATCATCCCGCTCTGCCCCTTTCTGAAGGCTCAGGCCGATCGTCATCCCGACTGGGCTGATGTCATTGAGGGCCTGAAGCCCGCCAGTCGCTAG
- a CDS encoding crotonase/enoyl-CoA hydratase family protein, protein MAQVEQFADRVALRIENGVAHVELDRPEKLNAIDPAMFDGLLAAGSFLAERSDVRAVVLSGRGRMFCAGLDFASFAAMAGDSEVLEPLETRTHGIANQPQQACLQWRDLAVPVIAAIQGGALGGGLQIALGADIRLVRPEARLAIAEIRWGLVPDMGGCVVLPQLMRDDQIRALTYSGRDVTGDEAVALGLATQVSADPLADALAMAGSIAGKSPTAIQASKRLLTLAGSATPAEVLLAESREQAALMGGEHQVEAVMAQMEKRPPRFQ, encoded by the coding sequence ATGGCACAGGTGGAACAGTTTGCCGATCGGGTAGCCCTCAGGATCGAGAACGGCGTCGCGCACGTCGAGCTCGACCGCCCGGAAAAGCTCAATGCCATCGATCCGGCGATGTTTGACGGGCTGCTCGCCGCCGGCAGCTTTCTGGCCGAGCGCTCCGATGTCCGCGCTGTCGTGCTTAGCGGACGCGGGCGGATGTTCTGTGCCGGTCTCGACTTTGCAAGTTTTGCCGCCATGGCCGGTGATAGCGAAGTCCTGGAACCGCTGGAAACCCGCACCCATGGCATCGCCAACCAACCGCAACAGGCCTGCCTGCAATGGCGTGACCTTGCCGTCCCGGTGATCGCAGCGATCCAGGGCGGTGCCCTGGGTGGCGGCCTGCAGATCGCGCTGGGTGCCGATATCCGCCTGGTCAGACCCGAGGCCCGCCTCGCCATTGCCGAAATTCGCTGGGGACTGGTGCCCGACATGGGCGGCTGCGTTGTGCTGCCGCAACTGATGCGCGACGACCAGATCCGGGCCCTGACCTACTCCGGCCGCGATGTCACCGGTGACGAGGCCGTCGCCCTGGGTCTGGCGACCCAGGTCAGTGCCGACCCGCTGGCGGACGCACTCGCCATGGCCGGGTCGATTGCCGGCAAGAGCCCGACCGCGATCCAGGCCAGCAAGCGATTGCTGACCCTCGCGGGCAGCGCCACGCCGGCCGAGGTCCTGCTGGCCGAGTCCCGCGAGCAGGCCGCGCTGATGGGCGGTGAGCACCAGGTCGAGGCCGTGATGGCACAGATGGAAAAGCGCCCGCCGCGCTTCCAGTAG
- a CDS encoding alpha/beta fold hydrolase, with protein sequence MTDTSDPAAPLRFHHDLADGRLAGLAWPAADKPRLVFIHANGFCASAYKSVLGRLAAKYDILAPDLRGHGRSNLPADPERHRSWNIYADDISAWLDRLDRPADAFAGHSMGAVVSLLAASRRREAVPLALIEPVVLPPMVYLTARSPFQRLMRGRIPIAAAARKRFDGWEDRDGAFARYARHKTFRNWSAGVLADYLEDGLTEAGEHDIRLACNPMWEAANYEAQGHDLGAALRQVSGPVRVLRAEHGSTIVNKRALTRRGIGIDLLSGAGHLAPMEAPGAVADWIAASLTRPA encoded by the coding sequence ATGACGGATACAAGCGACCCCGCGGCACCGCTGCGCTTCCATCATGATCTGGCGGACGGGCGGCTGGCCGGACTGGCCTGGCCCGCAGCGGACAAGCCGCGCCTCGTCTTCATCCACGCGAACGGCTTCTGCGCCAGCGCCTACAAATCCGTACTGGGACGCCTGGCCGCGAAGTACGACATTCTGGCCCCGGACCTGCGCGGCCATGGCCGCTCAAACCTGCCCGCCGACCCCGAGCGGCACCGCAGCTGGAACATCTACGCGGATGATATCAGCGCCTGGCTGGATCGCCTCGACCGACCGGCCGACGCGTTTGCCGGGCACTCGATGGGCGCGGTGGTATCGCTGCTGGCGGCGAGCCGCCGCCGCGAGGCCGTGCCACTGGCGCTGATCGAGCCGGTCGTCCTGCCTCCCATGGTCTATCTGACCGCGCGCAGTCCGTTCCAGCGCCTGATGCGGGGCCGCATCCCGATCGCCGCGGCGGCCCGCAAGCGCTTTGATGGCTGGGAGGACCGCGACGGCGCCTTCGCGCGCTATGCCCGCCACAAGACCTTCCGCAACTGGTCGGCAGGTGTATTGGCGGACTATCTCGAGGATGGCCTCACCGAGGCCGGCGAGCACGATATCCGGCTCGCCTGCAACCCGATGTGGGAGGCCGCGAACTATGAGGCCCAGGGTCATGACCTCGGCGCGGCCCTGCGTCAGGTGTCGGGACCGGTCCGCGTGCTGCGGGCCGAGCATGGCTCGACTATCGTCAACAAGCGGGCGCTGACGCGGCGCGGGATCGGTATCGACCTGCTGTCCGGCGCCGGACACCTGGCACCGATGGAGGCCCCGGGCGCGGTCGCCGACTGGATCGCAGCCAGCCTCACGAGGCCGGCCTGA
- a CDS encoding D-Ala-D-Ala carboxypeptidase family metallohydrolase — MLTRNFKLAEFIRSDKADEMGDPNTPDEEHLRALHGLACGMEQVRRILGDRPISITSGYRNPAVNKAVGGVSNSAHALGYAADFSVKGMTPVEVARALEASTLAFDQLIYEASRNINHISFDPRMRREVKTQKKGAGTPVVWGIVD, encoded by the coding sequence GTGCTGACGCGAAACTTCAAACTGGCCGAGTTCATTCGTTCCGACAAGGCAGACGAGATGGGGGACCCGAATACGCCGGATGAGGAGCATCTGCGCGCTCTGCACGGCCTGGCTTGCGGCATGGAGCAGGTCCGCCGCATTCTCGGTGACCGTCCGATCAGCATCACCTCCGGTTACCGCAACCCGGCGGTCAACAAGGCCGTTGGCGGCGTCAGCAATTCGGCGCATGCGCTGGGCTATGCGGCCGACTTCAGCGTCAAGGGCATGACGCCGGTCGAGGTTGCTCGGGCACTCGAAGCCTCGACGCTGGCCTTTGACCAGCTGATCTATGAGGCTTCGCGCAACATCAATCATATCAGCTTCGACCCGCGCATGCGGCGCGAAGTGAAAACGCAGAAGAAGGGCGCCGGCACCCCGGTTGTCTGGGGAATTGTTGACTAG
- a CDS encoding SMP-30/gluconolactonase/LRE family protein, producing MRTILIILAVLAALVGLAAYGPGSLNAMAFSPSPPDPGLDAYFETVSQPVRTEEPGFHGAEDLEPGPDGRLYTSLADGRIMVRERDGDWSQFADTGGRPLGLSFAPDGTLFVADALRGLIALTDDGWVTWLASAQDGGPLVFADDLTVLADGRIIMTDASLRHPYGAHMASFLEGEQTGRILLVTAPGEVTELAGGLGFINGVDHDPESGLVYVNETWAGRIWQLDPDSGEASVLIDGLPGYPDNLEFDSETGLIWTSLPSQRSAELDALHPRPFVKRLAWRWLQIAGLPPLPGTPAMAIAVDTDGQAVYGLLGPTETGISGTTTALVWNGELWTAGLERDGITVFAAPEITP from the coding sequence ATGCGCACCATCCTGATCATTCTTGCAGTCCTGGCAGCCCTTGTCGGCCTGGCGGCCTACGGGCCGGGTTCGCTCAACGCGATGGCGTTCAGCCCCTCACCGCCCGATCCCGGGCTCGATGCCTATTTCGAGACCGTGTCGCAACCGGTACGGACCGAAGAGCCCGGTTTTCACGGCGCCGAGGACCTTGAGCCGGGACCGGACGGCCGTCTCTACACCTCGCTCGCCGATGGCCGCATCATGGTGCGTGAGCGCGATGGCGACTGGTCGCAATTTGCCGACACCGGCGGTCGCCCGCTCGGTCTCAGCTTTGCTCCGGACGGCACGCTCTTTGTCGCCGATGCGCTACGCGGCCTGATCGCACTGACCGATGACGGCTGGGTGACATGGCTGGCGTCGGCGCAGGATGGCGGCCCCTTGGTCTTCGCGGACGACCTGACCGTTCTGGCCGATGGCCGCATCATCATGACCGACGCCTCCCTGCGCCATCCCTATGGCGCGCACATGGCCTCCTTCCTGGAAGGTGAGCAAACCGGGCGCATCCTGCTGGTGACCGCCCCCGGTGAGGTCACCGAGCTGGCCGGCGGGCTGGGCTTCATCAATGGCGTTGATCATGATCCCGAGAGCGGGCTGGTCTATGTCAACGAGACCTGGGCCGGACGGATCTGGCAGCTCGATCCGGATAGCGGCGAGGCGAGCGTGCTGATCGACGGTCTGCCCGGCTATCCCGACAATCTCGAATTCGACAGCGAGACCGGCCTGATCTGGACCTCGCTGCCCTCGCAACGCTCGGCCGAACTGGATGCGCTGCACCCCCGCCCCTTCGTCAAGCGACTGGCCTGGCGCTGGCTGCAGATTGCCGGACTGCCGCCACTGCCCGGTACGCCCGCCATGGCCATCGCGGTCGATACCGACGGGCAAGCCGTCTATGGCCTGCTCGGCCCGACCGAGACGGGGATCAGCGGGACGACAACGGCGCTGGTCTGGAATGGCGAATTGTGGACGGCCGGGCTGGAGCGCGACGGGATCACCGTGTTCGCAGCGCCGGAGATCACGCCCTAG
- a CDS encoding NAD-dependent epimerase/dehydratase family protein: MTVINPDAPILVTGGTGYLAGVIISQLLDKGHTVHATVRDPSNSGKLQHLDTLAEASPGHIRYFKADLRDADAFAPAMAGCELVIHTASPFSSHVADPQRDLVEPAVEGTRNVLAAANATDGVRRVVLTSSCAAIYGDNSDIAGMPEGKLTEAVWNTSSSLRHGAYSLSKTLAEREAWTLAGEQSRWDLVTINPSLILGPGLDPQTRGESYSLMTQMGNGTMANGIPDFRIGVVDVREVAAAHIAAGFTPDAEGRHILSGHNTGFIEMCGLLRESFGTGYRIGKGRLPKALVWLVGPMINPGLTRKMVSRNVGIAFVADNTKSQARLGVHYRPLAETVTDHFRQLIEAGRIKPA, translated from the coding sequence ATGACAGTCATCAATCCGGACGCCCCCATCCTGGTCACCGGCGGCACCGGCTATCTGGCCGGCGTGATCATTTCCCAGCTGCTGGACAAGGGCCATACCGTCCACGCCACCGTCCGCGACCCGTCCAATAGCGGCAAGCTGCAGCATCTCGACACCCTCGCCGAGGCGTCACCCGGGCACATCCGTTACTTCAAGGCGGACCTGCGCGATGCCGACGCCTTTGCCCCGGCCATGGCGGGCTGCGAGCTGGTCATCCACACCGCCTCGCCCTTCAGCTCGCATGTGGCCGACCCCCAGCGCGATCTGGTCGAACCGGCTGTCGAGGGCACGCGCAATGTGCTTGCGGCTGCCAACGCGACCGACGGCGTCCGGCGCGTGGTGCTGACCTCCAGCTGCGCCGCGATCTATGGCGACAACAGCGATATTGCCGGCATGCCCGAGGGCAAGCTGACCGAAGCGGTCTGGAACACCTCCTCCAGCCTCCGCCATGGCGCTTACTCCCTCTCCAAGACCCTGGCCGAGCGCGAGGCCTGGACGCTTGCCGGCGAGCAATCACGCTGGGACCTTGTGACCATCAACCCCTCGCTCATCCTCGGACCGGGTCTTGATCCGCAGACGCGCGGCGAGAGCTACTCGCTGATGACCCAGATGGGCAATGGGACAATGGCCAATGGCATTCCCGATTTCCGGATCGGCGTGGTCGATGTGCGCGAGGTCGCCGCGGCCCATATCGCGGCCGGCTTCACGCCCGACGCGGAAGGCCGCCATATCCTGTCTGGTCACAATACCGGCTTCATCGAGATGTGCGGCCTGTTGCGGGAGAGTTTCGGAACGGGCTACCGGATCGGCAAGGGGCGATTGCCCAAGGCCCTGGTCTGGCTGGTTGGGCCGATGATCAATCCGGGCCTGACCCGCAAGATGGTCAGCCGCAATGTCGGTATCGCCTTTGTCGCCGACAACACCAAGAGCCAGGCCAGGCTGGGGGTTCACTATCGCCCCCTGGCCGAGACCGTCACCGACCATTTCCGGCAATTGATCGAGGCCGGCCGGATCAAACCGGCCTGA
- a CDS encoding cytochrome P450, with protein MQLVSDVILEDRPQVEPHFGARYPSLDGFNLWDPQDWTAGHPHDFFRRMREEAPVMWQSSDPKRAGFWSVSRYEDIKTVELAPEVYSSERGSINMFVMPRKEWKPKKLIPAAFNSIINLDQPHHMEMRIQQKDFFIPRFVAELSERIDIKIDSLLDEMERKGPVVDFVKMFSQELPLFTLCEMLGIDEEDRPKIIQWMHYLELANQYFVNPWTLLSRRPWFPIKFYHYVNEMFAYGERVMAERRVNPRKDLMTAIANTQMAGKPLPQEYLDGSWLLIIFAGNDTTRNSLSGTIRLMTQFEDQREMVLADRSLIPAMSNEALRMISPVQHMRRTAMEDTELNGQRIAKDEKVVLWYPAANRDPDIFPDPDRFDMHRDNVDKHIAFGHGPHKCLGNRIAQMQLQSAFRKIFERFPHIAWTGKQTISPNTLVHAISSLEVNLYGLGKDRPTQVQVKTPG; from the coding sequence ATGCAACTCGTCAGTGATGTCATTCTGGAAGACCGTCCTCAGGTCGAGCCGCATTTCGGCGCGCGCTACCCGTCTCTGGACGGATTTAACCTGTGGGACCCGCAGGACTGGACCGCCGGTCACCCGCACGATTTCTTCCGCCGCATGCGTGAGGAAGCGCCGGTGATGTGGCAGAGCTCCGACCCCAAGCGGGCCGGTTTCTGGTCGGTATCGCGCTATGAGGACATCAAGACGGTGGAACTGGCGCCGGAGGTCTATTCCTCAGAACGCGGCAGCATCAACATGTTCGTGATGCCGCGGAAGGAATGGAAGCCGAAAAAGCTGATCCCGGCCGCCTTCAATTCGATCATCAACCTGGACCAGCCGCATCACATGGAAATGCGCATCCAGCAGAAAGACTTCTTCATCCCGCGCTTCGTGGCGGAGCTGAGCGAGCGGATCGATATCAAGATCGACAGCCTGCTCGACGAGATGGAACGCAAGGGTCCGGTCGTCGATTTCGTGAAGATGTTCTCGCAGGAGCTGCCGCTCTTCACCCTTTGCGAAATGCTCGGTATCGACGAGGAAGACCGGCCCAAGATCATCCAATGGATGCATTATCTCGAGCTGGCCAACCAGTATTTCGTGAACCCCTGGACCCTGCTTTCGCGGCGGCCCTGGTTTCCGATCAAATTCTACCACTACGTCAACGAGATGTTCGCCTATGGCGAGCGCGTGATGGCCGAGCGCCGGGTCAATCCGCGCAAGGATCTGATGACCGCGATCGCCAATACCCAGATGGCCGGCAAGCCGCTGCCGCAGGAATATCTCGACGGCTCCTGGCTGCTGATCATCTTCGCCGGCAATGACACGACGCGGAACTCGCTGTCCGGCACGATCCGCCTGATGACCCAGTTCGAGGACCAACGTGAAATGGTCCTCGCCGACCGCTCGCTGATCCCGGCGATGTCGAATGAGGCGCTGCGGATGATCTCGCCGGTTCAACACATGCGCCGCACGGCGATGGAGGATACCGAGCTCAACGGTCAGCGCATCGCCAAGGACGAAAAGGTCGTGCTCTGGTATCCGGCAGCCAATCGCGATCCGGACATCTTCCCGGACCCCGACCGCTTCGACATGCACCGCGACAATGTCGACAAGCATATCGCCTTCGGTCACGGCCCGCACAAATGCCTCGGCAACCGGATCGCCCAGATGCAGCTGCAATCGGCCTTCCGCAAGATATTCGAACGCTTCCCGCACATCGCCTGGACCGGCAAGCAGACCATCTCGCCCAACACGCTGGTCCACGCCATCTCCAGCCTCGAGGTCAATCTCTACGGGCTGGGCAAGGACCGCCCGACACAGGTACAGGTAAAGACTCCGGGATAG
- a CDS encoding C39 family peptidase: MDRRHFLLGGLAAATASTAASADYQCVQQPGGLACSAGIPAMDFYYAQQACPNWCWAASIQMCLAVQGLWVDQRYIVAQAYPDLSCRPATSSQMNRVVNQTTWPGNRRTAAHIVRQWDRGVDANNPDSWVAQYLANRIPVIVAGLGHAMVATRIDYRLDRYGRSQVDAVTVRDPYPYTPRRPNRVVLDRNQLDNINYIMAVTRLY, encoded by the coding sequence ATGGACAGACGTCATTTTCTGCTCGGGGGGCTGGCCGCCGCGACCGCCAGCACTGCGGCCTCTGCGGACTATCAATGCGTGCAGCAGCCCGGCGGTCTGGCCTGCAGCGCCGGCATCCCGGCGATGGATTTCTACTACGCGCAACAAGCCTGTCCGAACTGGTGCTGGGCGGCCTCGATCCAGATGTGCCTGGCGGTTCAGGGGCTGTGGGTCGACCAGCGCTATATCGTAGCACAGGCCTATCCCGATCTGTCCTGCCGTCCGGCGACCAGCTCGCAGATGAACCGGGTCGTGAACCAGACGACCTGGCCAGGCAATCGCCGCACCGCAGCACACATTGTGCGGCAATGGGATCGCGGGGTGGATGCGAACAATCCCGATAGCTGGGTCGCGCAATATCTGGCCAACCGGATCCCGGTCATCGTCGCCGGTCTGGGCCATGCCATGGTCGCGACGCGGATCGACTACAGGCTGGACCGCTACGGGCGATCGCAGGTCGACGCGGTCACCGTGCGGGACCCCTATCCCTATACGCCGCGGCGCCCCAACCGTGTCGTGCTCGATCGCAATCAGCTGGACAATATCAACTACATCATGGCCGTCACACGCCTGTACTGA
- a CDS encoding ABC1 kinase family protein has product MARRTEDDDGVAVPRGRLNRLARLAGVATTIGADMVGGRLRAAASGRKVDMRTLALSPANALRLTRELAQMRGAAMKVGQLLSMDAGELLPPEFAEVLARLRADARPMPPQQLKAVLDRAWGAGWLKRFQSFEPRPLAAASIGQVHRARTRDGRDLAIKVQFPGVRESIDSDVDNIGSLIRLSGILPDRLALDPLLDAAKAQLREEADYLAEADALADFRTALDDAPEFLIPAPAPDLIRPEVLAMDFIPSEPLESLVDASQAVRDEVATRLFALLFREVFALGRIQSDPNLANYRHDPETGRLVLLDFGAVRHLPDVLVDGYRRLLRAGMQGDSAALEAAARGIGYLEDATPHEQVALLVPMLAAATEPLRVPGAFDFAATDLAQRMRDDGMVLGLDAGYRHLPPIDALYLHRKFGGLYLLARRLRATVDIRGLLTPYL; this is encoded by the coding sequence ATGGCGCGGCGGACAGAGGATGATGACGGCGTTGCCGTGCCGCGCGGGCGGCTGAACCGGCTGGCCCGCCTGGCCGGTGTTGCCACCACGATCGGGGCTGACATGGTCGGTGGTCGGCTGCGGGCCGCGGCAAGCGGACGCAAAGTCGATATGCGGACCCTCGCGCTCAGCCCAGCCAACGCCTTGCGGTTGACGCGCGAACTGGCGCAGATGCGCGGCGCGGCCATGAAGGTCGGCCAGCTTTTGTCCATGGATGCCGGCGAACTCCTGCCACCTGAATTCGCCGAGGTGCTGGCTCGTCTGCGGGCCGATGCTCGGCCTATGCCGCCGCAACAACTCAAAGCCGTCCTCGACCGCGCCTGGGGGGCGGGCTGGCTGAAACGCTTCCAGAGCTTTGAGCCCCGCCCGCTGGCGGCGGCCTCGATCGGACAGGTGCACCGGGCCCGCACCCGCGATGGCCGCGACCTCGCCATCAAGGTCCAGTTTCCCGGCGTGCGCGAGAGCATCGACAGCGATGTTGACAATATCGGCTCGCTGATCCGCCTCTCGGGCATCCTGCCGGACCGGCTCGCGCTTGATCCACTGCTCGATGCCGCAAAGGCTCAGCTACGCGAGGAGGCGGATTATCTGGCTGAAGCGGATGCGCTGGCGGATTTCCGGACGGCCCTTGACGATGCCCCTGAATTCCTCATTCCGGCCCCGGCCCCGGACCTGATCCGCCCCGAAGTCCTGGCGATGGATTTCATCCCGTCCGAGCCGCTCGAAAGCCTGGTCGACGCTTCCCAGGCGGTTCGTGACGAGGTGGCCACACGTCTGTTCGCGCTGCTCTTTCGGGAGGTGTTCGCGCTGGGGCGGATTCAGTCCGACCCGAACCTCGCCAATTACCGCCATGACCCGGAGACCGGACGTCTCGTCCTGCTCGATTTCGGCGCCGTGCGGCATCTCCCGGACGTGCTAGTTGACGGCTATCGCCGCCTGCTGCGCGCAGGAATGCAGGGCGACAGCGCGGCGCTGGAAGCGGCGGCCCGGGGGATCGGCTATCTGGAAGACGCGACACCGCACGAACAGGTCGCGCTGCTGGTGCCCATGCTGGCAGCGGCGACCGAGCCCTTGCGCGTACCGGGCGCATTCGACTTTGCCGCCACGGACCTGGCCCAGCGCATGCGCGATGATGGCATGGTGCTGGGTCTCGACGCGGGCTACCGCCATCTGCCGCCGATCGATGCCCTTTACCTGCACCGCAAGTTCGGCGGCCTCTATCTGCTGGCGCGCCGCCTCCGGGCAACGGTCGACATACGCGGCCTGTTGACGCCCTACCTTTGA